The proteins below come from a single Caulobacter flavus genomic window:
- a CDS encoding GNAT family N-acetyltransferase produces MSFSIRPTRSYDAIPIAAVHRATAAMPGGIARRPEEITDAYIDRILHEALADGVGLVAVDAAGTVVGEIHAVRIPVKLFSHVLSDLTVAVHPDWRGRGVGSALFQALFAAARAMDPPIVRVELNAGAGNAGALRLYERLGFRIEGRLEKRGRFPDGTFEDDIAMGLILD; encoded by the coding sequence ATGAGCTTCTCGATCCGGCCGACCCGGTCCTATGACGCGATCCCGATCGCGGCCGTCCATCGCGCCACCGCCGCCATGCCCGGCGGCATCGCGCGGCGCCCCGAAGAGATCACCGACGCCTATATCGACCGCATACTGCACGAGGCCCTGGCGGACGGCGTTGGGCTGGTTGCGGTCGATGCGGCGGGGACGGTCGTGGGCGAGATCCACGCGGTCCGCATTCCGGTGAAGCTGTTCTCGCATGTGCTGTCGGACCTGACCGTGGCGGTGCATCCGGACTGGCGGGGCAGGGGCGTCGGCTCGGCCCTGTTCCAGGCGCTGTTCGCGGCCGCACGGGCGATGGATCCGCCGATCGTGCGCGTGGAGCTGAACGCCGGAGCGGGAAACGCGGGAGCGCTGCGGCTCTATGAGCGGCTGGGGTTCAGGATCGAGGGCCGACTGGAGAAGCGCGGGCGCTTTCCGGACGGGACATTCGAGGACGACATCGCGATGGGGTTGATCCTCGACTGA